A region from the Nocardioides coralli genome encodes:
- a CDS encoding asparaginase yields MSAPVTVAEIVRSGFVEGHHYGSLLALRADGSTDWSVGDVVSPVLPRSCNKPIQALAMVRLGLDLERELLALACASHSGEEIHVDGARRILKGAGLDESALQTPPDYPLDDEAREAVMRGGGGKAQVLMNCSGKHAAMLATCVVNGWDTATYRDPEHPLQVAIRETFSEMTGEPVTAVAVDGCGAPLLSTSLTGLARSFRRLALGLDGNDQDDERSRRVADAIRAHPEYVSGTRRDERELLTAIPGAIGKAGAESCYAVALPDGRAFALKTDDGAVRVRPVLMAAALERSGVLDEPGVDAEAVRRTGRFEVLGGGKPVGEIRACF; encoded by the coding sequence ATGAGCGCGCCGGTGACCGTCGCCGAGATCGTCCGGTCGGGCTTCGTGGAGGGACACCACTACGGCTCGCTGCTCGCGTTGCGTGCGGACGGCTCGACGGACTGGTCGGTCGGCGACGTCGTGTCGCCGGTGCTGCCACGGTCGTGCAACAAGCCGATCCAGGCGCTGGCGATGGTGCGGCTGGGCCTCGACCTAGAGCGGGAGCTGCTGGCCCTCGCCTGCGCCTCCCACTCGGGCGAGGAGATCCACGTCGACGGGGCGCGGCGGATCCTCAAGGGTGCGGGGCTCGATGAGTCGGCGCTGCAGACGCCCCCGGACTATCCGCTGGACGACGAGGCGCGCGAGGCGGTCATGCGTGGTGGCGGGGGGAAGGCGCAAGTCCTCATGAACTGCTCCGGGAAGCACGCCGCCATGCTCGCGACCTGTGTCGTCAACGGCTGGGACACCGCGACCTACCGCGACCCCGAGCACCCGCTGCAGGTGGCGATCCGGGAGACGTTCTCGGAGATGACCGGTGAGCCGGTGACGGCCGTTGCCGTCGACGGGTGCGGGGCGCCGCTGCTGTCGACCTCGCTCACCGGTCTGGCGCGATCGTTCCGGCGGCTCGCGCTGGGGCTGGACGGGAACGACCAGGACGACGAGCGGTCGCGGCGGGTGGCTGACGCGATCCGGGCCCACCCGGAGTACGTCTCCGGGACGCGGCGCGACGAGCGCGAGCTCCTGACCGCGATCCCCGGCGCGATCGGGAAGGCCGGGGCCGAGTCGTGCTACGCGGTGGCGCTGCCCGATGGGCGGGCGTTCGCGCTCAAGACCGACGACGGAGCGGTGCGGGTGCGGCCGGTGCTGATGGCGGCGGCCTTGGAGCGGTCGGGAGTGCTGGACGAGCCCGGTGTCGACGCGGAGGCCGTGCGGCGTACCGGTCGGTTCGAGGTGCTCGGGGGCGGGAAGCCGGTGGGGGAGATCCGCGCCTGCTTCTGA
- a CDS encoding phosphomannose isomerase type II C-terminal cupin domain, which translates to MSSHEMSAERPWGRWSVLDEGPGYKVKRIEVSPGHRLSYQTHEHRSEHWLVVAGTATCIIDGETVVARLGEHVDVPVGAAHRICNNGDEQLVIIEIQRGHYTGEDDIVRLEDDYSRCGTS; encoded by the coding sequence GTGTCATCCCACGAGATGTCGGCCGAGCGCCCCTGGGGACGCTGGAGCGTGCTGGACGAGGGCCCGGGCTACAAGGTCAAGCGGATCGAGGTCAGCCCCGGCCACCGGCTGTCCTACCAGACGCATGAGCACCGCTCGGAGCACTGGCTCGTCGTGGCCGGCACCGCCACCTGCATCATCGACGGTGAGACCGTCGTCGCGCGGCTGGGTGAGCACGTCGACGTACCGGTCGGGGCCGCGCACCGGATCTGCAACAACGGTGACGAGCAGCTGGTGATCATCGAGATCCAGCGGGGCCACTACACCGGGGAGGACGACATCGTGCGACTCGAGGACGACTACAGCCGGTGCGGGACCTCATGA
- the cysD gene encoding sulfate adenylyltransferase subunit CysD translates to MSAPPTHVDYQLSQLDQLEAESIHIFREVAAEFEKPVLMFSGGKDSIVMLRLAEKAFFPAKIPFPVLQVDTGLDFPEVLETRDRWVSRLGVNLVVASIDEAIEKGIVVDDGKTSRNRLQIGTLLNAIEENGFTAAFGGGRRDEEKARAKERVYSHRDEFGQWDPKNQRPELWSLYNGRLHEGEHMRIFPISNWTELDVWSYIAREGIEIPSIYFAHQRRVFERGGMLMTETPLNPCKDGEVAEERTVRFRTCGDITLTGCVESTASTVEEIIEEIAVARVTERGATRGDDKFSEAAMEDRKKEGYF, encoded by the coding sequence ATGAGTGCACCCCCGACGCATGTCGACTACCAGCTGAGCCAGCTCGACCAGCTGGAGGCGGAGTCGATCCACATCTTCCGTGAGGTCGCCGCCGAGTTCGAGAAGCCCGTCCTGATGTTCTCGGGCGGCAAGGACTCCATCGTGATGCTCCGGCTCGCGGAGAAGGCCTTCTTCCCGGCCAAGATCCCGTTCCCGGTGCTGCAGGTCGACACCGGCCTCGACTTCCCCGAGGTGCTGGAGACCCGCGACCGCTGGGTGAGCCGCCTCGGCGTCAACCTGGTGGTCGCGAGCATCGACGAGGCCATCGAGAAGGGCATCGTCGTCGACGACGGCAAGACCTCCCGCAACCGCCTTCAGATCGGCACCCTGCTCAACGCGATCGAGGAGAACGGTTTCACCGCCGCCTTCGGTGGCGGTCGCCGCGACGAGGAGAAGGCCCGGGCCAAGGAGCGCGTCTACTCCCACCGCGACGAGTTCGGCCAGTGGGACCCCAAGAACCAGCGCCCCGAGCTGTGGAGCCTCTACAACGGCCGGCTCCACGAGGGCGAGCACATGCGGATCTTCCCGATCTCGAACTGGACCGAGCTCGACGTATGGTCCTACATCGCCCGCGAGGGCATCGAGATCCCCAGCATCTACTTCGCCCACCAGCGACGGGTCTTCGAGCGCGGCGGGATGCTGATGACCGAGACCCCGCTCAACCCGTGCAAGGACGGCGAGGTCGCCGAGGAGCGCACCGTCCGCTTCCGCACCTGCGGCGACATCACCCTGACCGGCTGCGTGGAGTCCACGGCCAGCACGGTGGAGGAGATCATTGAGGAGATCGCCGTCGCCCGCGTCACCGAGCGCGGCGCCACCCGCGGAGACGACAAGTTCTCCGAGGCCGCCATGGAGGACCGCAAGAAGGAGGGCTACTTCTGA
- a CDS encoding low molecular weight phosphatase family protein has translation MTEPLRVLFVCTANICRSPFMELLADSLADESVTVSSAGTHGFDDHEMDPVMAAQLTARGLTSRGFRSRSLTRELVDAADLVLTAEGAHRTIILADQPGAFRKVFTLGQFAAAVEDSGDATGHALLETVGTRRPPADPDLDVVDPYGRGTEAAATASDQIEALVRVVIPALTRSGRISA, from the coding sequence GTGACCGAGCCCCTCAGGGTGCTCTTCGTGTGCACCGCCAACATCTGCCGCTCCCCCTTCATGGAGCTGCTGGCCGACTCGCTCGCCGACGAGAGCGTCACGGTGAGCAGTGCCGGCACCCACGGTTTCGACGACCACGAGATGGATCCGGTGATGGCGGCGCAGCTGACTGCTCGCGGCTTGACCAGCCGCGGGTTCCGCAGCCGGTCCCTCACCCGCGAGCTGGTCGACGCCGCCGACCTGGTGCTGACGGCCGAGGGAGCCCACCGCACGATCATCCTGGCCGACCAACCGGGCGCGTTCCGCAAGGTGTTCACCCTCGGCCAGTTCGCAGCGGCGGTCGAGGACTCCGGCGACGCCACCGGACACGCCCTTCTCGAGACCGTCGGGACCCGCCGACCCCCGGCCGACCCCGACCTCGACGTGGTCGACCCCTACGGCCGCGGGACCGAAGCAGCCGCGACGGCCTCGGACCAGATCGAGGCGCTGGTGCGCGTCGTCATCCCCGCCCTCACCCGATCCGGGAGGATCAGCGCATGA
- a CDS encoding sulfite exporter TauE/SafE family protein: protein MMDLLTTAFFAILAAGFLVGIVVGLTGMGGGALMTPALIFLGVGDAATVVTADLTAAAVYKTGGAVVHQREGTPNLTLAKWLIIGSVPTALLGPYLVSWMTEDTDELNRVLKLCIGFALLLAALTYALRLWINLRRVRAGKHEENDNPKIRIVPTLLVGAVGGLLVGITSVGSGSVIMICLLMLYPGLSAAKLVGTDLVQAVPLVLAAALSNIALHGLDWGVLIPLLIGSVPGTILGARLAPRVKQSFIRRGIVVVLTMSGVALLDKAGWAPLGAGEDETSPLLIAVVGLVMVFLVPLVWGVIRRTQGMPMFGSPTVAELEDPSYRPGIVGMKKI, encoded by the coding sequence ATGATGGACCTGCTCACCACCGCTTTCTTCGCGATCCTCGCGGCCGGCTTCCTGGTCGGGATCGTCGTCGGTCTGACCGGCATGGGCGGTGGCGCCCTGATGACCCCGGCCCTGATCTTCCTCGGCGTCGGCGACGCCGCCACCGTGGTCACGGCCGACCTCACCGCCGCCGCGGTCTACAAGACCGGTGGCGCCGTGGTGCACCAGCGGGAAGGGACGCCCAACCTCACGCTCGCCAAGTGGCTGATCATCGGGTCCGTCCCCACCGCCCTTCTCGGGCCCTATCTCGTGTCGTGGATGACCGAGGACACCGACGAGCTCAACCGGGTCCTCAAGCTCTGCATCGGTTTCGCGCTGCTGCTCGCCGCACTCACCTACGCGCTGCGGCTGTGGATCAACCTGCGACGCGTCCGGGCCGGCAAGCACGAGGAGAACGACAACCCCAAGATCCGGATTGTCCCCACCCTGCTCGTCGGCGCCGTCGGTGGCCTCCTGGTCGGCATCACCAGCGTCGGCTCCGGCTCGGTCATCATGATCTGCCTGCTGATGCTCTACCCCGGCCTCTCCGCCGCGAAGCTGGTCGGCACCGACCTCGTGCAGGCGGTACCGCTGGTGCTCGCGGCCGCGCTGTCCAACATCGCCCTCCACGGCCTCGACTGGGGCGTGCTGATCCCGCTGCTCATCGGCTCCGTGCCCGGCACCATCCTCGGCGCCCGGCTGGCGCCTCGGGTCAAGCAGTCGTTCATCCGCCGCGGCATCGTCGTGGTGCTGACCATGTCTGGCGTGGCCCTGCTCGACAAGGCCGGCTGGGCCCCGCTCGGCGCCGGCGAGGACGAGACCTCGCCGCTGCTGATCGCCGTGGTTGGTCTCGTGATGGTGTTCCTGGTGCCCCTGGTCTGGGGCGTCATCCGCCGGACCCAGGGCATGCCCATGTTCGGCTCCCCCACGGTCGCCGAGCTCGAGGATCCGAGCTATCGGCCCGGCATCGTCGGGATGAAGAAGATCTGA
- a CDS encoding DUF4012 domain-containing protein: protein MLTPRRLLVLTALLAVLAAGTHTGWLVLQVRSDLLDARSAAERLRQTADEGQQAQRDAADDLRAAAADAAEHTDGLWWSVMTRVPVVGDDAAAVRALSGSLDTLTGRGLDPLATVLDLLPRLSHDGRVAIGVARQLQAPVAQAHGAVALARDEVAGIEASDLSGAVREQFEEYVEMVTDADAALASGLTATRALPTMLGGDEPRRYLLIFQNNAEIRATGGLPGSWATVEADRGRLRMARQGAGGGFAVLPEPVGLSKAERGIYGDVHGTYFVNANFTPDFPRAAELWRERFALDYPEEPLDGVVALDPVALSYLLGGAGPVETRGTTLTPDNIVDELLHRPYLELTPGEQDRLFADTARAVFDAVTGDPESPVDLVQGLSRASAEGRLLVAPFENAEAELLAGSDVLGALPGDDGETPHVHVALNDATGSKMSYFLRYYGDVSAGGCQDGRQSLQGSVTLRQSISPRDARVLPDYVTGGGRYGTTPGSQLVLMRIYAPHGGSIGEIRLNGERVDKFTKIVELDGRPVATVVAALSSTDDVVVRWDMETGPGQTADGVLEMTPSVVPGRNRWGFSSAC, encoded by the coding sequence GTGCTCACCCCCCGACGCCTCCTGGTCCTGACTGCGCTGCTTGCCGTCCTGGCCGCCGGGACCCACACCGGCTGGCTGGTGCTCCAGGTCCGCTCCGATCTGCTCGATGCGCGCTCGGCCGCCGAGCGACTCCGGCAGACCGCGGATGAAGGCCAGCAAGCGCAGCGTGACGCTGCGGACGACCTCCGCGCGGCAGCGGCAGACGCAGCCGAGCACACGGACGGTCTCTGGTGGTCCGTGATGACGCGGGTTCCCGTGGTGGGAGACGATGCCGCCGCGGTCCGCGCGCTGAGTGGTTCGCTCGACACGCTCACCGGTCGCGGGCTCGACCCGCTCGCCACGGTCCTCGACCTGCTCCCCCGCCTGAGCCACGACGGTCGGGTCGCCATCGGCGTCGCCCGGCAGCTGCAGGCCCCCGTCGCGCAGGCTCATGGTGCGGTCGCGTTGGCACGGGACGAGGTGGCCGGTATCGAGGCGAGCGACCTCTCCGGCGCCGTCCGCGAGCAGTTCGAGGAGTACGTCGAGATGGTCACCGACGCCGATGCGGCCCTCGCGTCTGGCCTCACGGCAACGAGAGCGCTGCCGACCATGCTGGGCGGCGACGAGCCGAGGCGTTATCTGTTGATCTTCCAGAACAACGCCGAGATCAGGGCGACCGGTGGTCTACCCGGGTCGTGGGCCACCGTCGAAGCTGACCGGGGCCGGCTTCGGATGGCGCGCCAGGGCGCCGGAGGCGGGTTCGCCGTGCTCCCCGAGCCCGTGGGTCTGTCGAAGGCGGAGCGAGGCATCTACGGCGACGTCCACGGCACCTACTTCGTCAACGCCAACTTCACGCCGGACTTCCCTCGCGCCGCCGAGCTCTGGCGCGAGCGATTCGCCCTGGACTACCCGGAGGAGCCCCTGGACGGGGTTGTCGCCCTCGACCCGGTTGCCCTCTCCTACCTCCTCGGGGGTGCCGGACCAGTCGAGACGCGCGGCACGACACTCACGCCCGACAACATCGTCGATGAGCTGCTCCACCGCCCCTATCTGGAGCTGACACCGGGGGAGCAGGACCGGCTCTTCGCCGACACCGCCCGGGCGGTCTTCGACGCCGTCACCGGCGACCCGGAGTCGCCCGTCGATCTCGTTCAGGGTCTGTCTCGCGCGTCAGCCGAGGGCCGACTCCTGGTGGCGCCGTTCGAGAACGCCGAGGCCGAGCTCCTCGCGGGTTCCGACGTTCTCGGGGCGCTTCCCGGTGACGACGGGGAGACCCCCCATGTCCATGTCGCGCTCAACGACGCAACCGGCTCGAAGATGTCCTACTTCTTGCGCTACTACGGCGACGTCAGTGCGGGCGGTTGTCAGGATGGGCGCCAATCTCTCCAGGGCTCGGTGACGCTCCGCCAGTCCATCTCGCCGCGGGACGCGCGGGTGCTGCCGGACTACGTGACCGGGGGCGGCAGGTATGGCACCACGCCGGGGTCGCAGCTCGTGCTCATGCGGATCTACGCCCCCCATGGGGGGTCGATCGGGGAGATCCGGCTCAACGGTGAGCGCGTCGACAAGTTCACCAAGATCGTCGAGCTCGACGGTCGCCCCGTCGCGACCGTGGTGGCGGCACTCTCGTCCACCGACGACGTGGTGGTCCGGTGGGACATGGAGACCGGCCCCGGCCAGACAGCGGACGGCGTGCTCGAGATGACCCCCAGCGTGGTCCCGGGCCGCAACCGGTGGGGCTTCAGCAGCGCCTGCTGA
- the cysC gene encoding adenylyl-sulfate kinase — MPPPSVPQHCPSPRELDDLELLASGALAPTAAFNEPGSPVTLTLPAELGEAETVELVDPEGLPLARVSKATGELEVLSHHEHGPFRRLYLSPDQVREQYAGRTFVPVTGALTRAQLDELARLDRKLVLLALIGTGTPDLSPTATVRATLLAADRLGGAVVAIPLASHGDPEVDHDLGVRVVTAYAGPDPVHALAEPDPTSVEPVETTEGPTPTHSTPVEPVETTLTDLYPDDIAAIVAADQPPPDEQGLVLFFTGLSGSGKSTLARALMDRILEQTDRPVTSLDGDVVRRHLSAGLTFSKADRETNIRRIGWVAAEISRHGGIAVCSPIAPFAETREQVREMVDAAGGAFFLVHVATPLEECERRDRKGLYAKARRGEIPEFTGISSPYEEPDDAVVRVDTTGRSIEDALDDVTHALREHGYLDLQDAPP, encoded by the coding sequence GTGCCACCGCCGTCCGTGCCCCAGCACTGCCCCAGCCCGCGGGAGCTCGACGACCTCGAGCTCCTGGCCTCGGGTGCGCTCGCGCCGACCGCAGCCTTCAACGAGCCGGGCAGCCCCGTCACGCTCACACTGCCCGCCGAACTCGGGGAGGCCGAAACCGTCGAGCTGGTGGACCCGGAGGGCCTTCCGCTGGCACGGGTAAGCAAGGCGACGGGCGAGCTGGAGGTCCTCAGCCACCACGAGCACGGCCCGTTCCGACGGCTCTATCTCTCCCCCGACCAGGTCAGGGAGCAGTACGCCGGGCGGACCTTCGTGCCCGTGACCGGAGCGCTGACCCGCGCCCAGCTCGACGAGCTCGCCCGGCTCGACCGCAAGCTGGTGCTGCTGGCCCTGATCGGCACCGGCACGCCCGACCTTTCGCCGACCGCCACCGTCCGCGCGACCCTGCTCGCGGCCGACCGCCTGGGCGGCGCGGTGGTCGCCATCCCGCTCGCGAGCCACGGCGACCCCGAGGTCGACCACGACCTCGGCGTCCGGGTGGTCACCGCCTACGCCGGCCCGGACCCCGTCCACGCCCTTGCCGAGCCCGACCCCACGTCGGTCGAGCCTGTCGAGACCACGGAAGGCCCTACGCCCACCCACTCCACGCCGGTCGAGCCTGTCGAGACCACCCTCACCGACCTCTACCCCGACGACATCGCCGCCATCGTCGCGGCCGACCAGCCGCCCCCCGACGAGCAGGGCCTGGTGCTGTTCTTCACCGGCCTCTCCGGGAGCGGCAAGTCGACGCTGGCCCGCGCGCTGATGGACCGGATCCTCGAGCAGACCGACCGACCGGTCACCAGCCTCGACGGTGACGTCGTCCGTCGCCACCTCTCGGCCGGTCTCACCTTCTCCAAGGCGGACCGGGAGACCAACATCCGCCGCATCGGCTGGGTCGCAGCCGAGATCTCCCGCCACGGCGGGATCGCCGTCTGCAGCCCGATCGCCCCCTTCGCCGAGACCCGGGAGCAGGTGCGCGAGATGGTCGACGCCGCGGGCGGTGCCTTCTTCCTGGTCCACGTGGCCACGCCGCTCGAGGAGTGCGAGCGACGCGACCGCAAGGGCCTCTATGCCAAGGCGCGGCGCGGCGAGATCCCGGAGTTCACCGGCATCTCCTCCCCCTACGAGGAGCCGGACGACGCCGTCGTGCGGGTCGACACCACCGGCCGCTCCATCGAGGACGCCCTTGACGACGTCACCCACGCGCTCCGTGAGCACGGCTACCTCGACCTGCAGGACGCGCCGCCGTGA